The following DNA comes from Adhaeribacter pallidiroseus.
GGTGGCGCATTGATGGAGAGCTTAGCCTGGCTAAAGTCATCACGTCGAGTAGTTCTTTTTCGTCCAATCGCCCGGGGATAGATCGGACGGTTTTGGCTAAAGGCTTGTACCAGGTACTTGACCGGGAAGTGGGAGCGGCTTACCAGCAACACGGCTGGTTACCGACCCTCAACGTGTACCTGGTCTACCAATTATGTAGGAGAAATAAGTACGAAAAGGTTGCTCTGTTAATCAATGCTAATAACAGAGCCAGATCAAACTTTTCTCACTTAACATAACGTACTTATCGGACAGGTAATTTATTCCTTAGGTATTTCAATGTAAAAAGTAGTGCCTTTATTTTCCTGGCTTTCAAACTAAATACGGCCATCGTGTAATTCCACGATATTCTTGATGATGGACATACCTAAGCCGACACTTTTTTCTCCCCGAATACCGGGACGACGGGCTTTGGTGAATTTATCAAATAAGGTAGCTTGTACAGATTCCGGATACCAATGCCATTATCGGCTACGGTGATAAAGATCGTAGATTCCCGCTCCTCTAGGGTAAGGGCAATGGTACCCTGATCAGGCGTAAATTTAATAGCATTAAAATATTGTTGGTAGATGATGATGCTACTGCTACTTTCTTAACCCAAAGAACGCTGAAGAAATCCGGGATTGGAGTAGATGTTTTAACGGCTGCTCAGGATTAGAAGCCCTACAAATTGTAAAGCGCGTATGTCAAGAGGAAGAATGTCCGGAATTAATTCTACTGGACCTGAATATGCCCGTTATGGATGGTTTTGAATTTCTAGACGAACTTCAAACATCGGCCGATTTAAGTAGTGCGGATATCAAGATCGTATTGTTAGTAGTTTCAGACATCACATGGATCTGGTCCGGGCTAATAATTACCCGGTAATTGATTGTATTGAAAAACCGCTAACTACATAACGGCACTTAATTACTTGTTAATAGCAAAAGAATCTATATAAATTAATATGTATTGATAACTTAATAGCTAAATTTGAAGATCACATTTTTAGAGTCAGCTGATAACAAAATTAAGTTTTGGATCTGCTTCATATATACCTTTTACTCTCACTCAACTAACTTATGCAATCTTCAACCATTTCTTCTTGAAGAAAAAGAAAAAACAAATTTTGGAAGCCTGGATGAACAATCAGCTGGCGGACGCTACCTTCGGGAAGATTTAATTTCGAATGACGATCTCCAAACCCCAATCCGAGGACTTACTAAATGCCCTTTAAAGGCATTAAATATGGGTACCACAGATTTAGAAGCAGAATCTTTACAACCAGTTATTGATATATTAAGTGACTTGTCCATTACTCGGGCGCGCCAAGGCTTTACGCCTCGGGAAACTAGCCTCTTTGTATTTAGTCTCAAAAAAACCTTTAACCAGATTTTACAACAAGAGCTAAAGGATAATTTTCAACTACTTTATCAGGAGACTATTGAGATAAGCAATATGCTTGATAGTTTGAGTATTGTCACCACGGAAACTTTTATCAAAGGAAGAGAAGAGGTTATTTTAAGGCAAACCGATGAGATCAGTGAAATTTCTACCCGGTGATTCGGGTGTGGGAAGGCATTCTAGCTCTACCCATTATTGGTACCCTGGATAGCGCCCGCACCCAGGTTGTAATGGAAAACTTGCTGGAGAAAATTGTGGAGACCGGTAGCCGGATTGCTATTCTGGATATTTCAGGCGTACCCGCGGTTGACTCCTTGGTTGCGCAACATTTAATCAAAACGGTAAGTGCCACCCGCCTGATGGGGGCAGAGTGCATTATCAGCGGTATCCGCGCCGAGATTGCCCAAACCATAGTGCACTTAGGTATTGATCTTTCTAATATCCATACCAAAGCCTCCTTAGCCAGTGCACTTAAATTAGCTTATAGCATGCTGAATATAGAAGTACGTCGGGGCGAAAAGAAATTTCAAGGTTAGATATTGTCATGGATAGAATACCCATTCTGAAAATGGCGAGTTTTTACTCGTAACCATCCAGGTCGATTTATACGATCGCCTGGCTTTAACCTTGGAAAGTGATTTAATGAATATGGTCAGTCGCACGGAAGCCCGGGGCGTACTGATTGATATTTCGGCGGTAAGTATCGTTGATTCTTTTATGGGGCGCATACTGGGCAATATTGCTTCTATGTCTAAATAATGGATGCCGAAACAGTAGTAGTAGGCATGCAACCGGCAGTAGCTATAACCTTAGTAGAATTAGGTTTAACCTTGTCCGGGGTACATACGGCTTTAGACGTAGAGATGGGGATGGAACTTCTTCGTAAAAAAATTGGCCCTACACCAACCGACGAGGAAGATCTCTATGATGACATTATCTAAGGAAAACTTCGAGATAAAGCGGGAGCCCGATGTCATTTTGTACCGGAACCGAGCGAAAGAATTAGCGGCCAAAATTGGCATGAGTCTAGTGGGGCAAACGAAGCTTATTACCGCCGCTAGTGAACTGGTGCGCAACATGCTCCGCTATGCCGAGGGGGGAACGGTACCATAGAAGTAGTTGTTAGAAATAACATTAAAGGTATCCGGCTAACCTTTGCGGATAAAGGACCTGGCATCAAAGACTTAAAATTAGCCATGCAGGATGGATTCTCAACGGGGCGCAGTTTAGGCTTAGGCTTGCCCGGAGCAAAGCGCTTATCCAACGAATTTGATATTAAAAGCGAACCCGGAAAAGGAACCACGGTAACGATCATACGCTGGAAGAATGGATTATAACTTGCACGTGCGGTTTGAATTGGTAGATCGAAGTTTTGTAAATATCGTAAAAAGGGATATTACTAAACTGGCTAGCAGTTTTGGGCTTTCGGAAGTAGAAATCGGCAAAGTTAATATTGTCATTGCCGAAATGGCCAGTAACTTGATTAAGCATACGCCAAAGGGGGGGAGATTCTGGCCAAACCGATAACCAATGAAAATCAAATTATAGGCATTGAAATACTTTGCTTGGACTTAGGGCCTGGGATGTCGGATCCCAAGCGAATGCTGGAGGATGGCACTTCTACTTATGGTTCCCGGGGAGAAGGCTTAGGCGCGATTAAACGCGTAGCCGACGAATTTGATCTTTACTCTCGCCGGGAGTCGGGGACGGTGCTTTTGGCCCGTTTGTATAAGAAAGGTCAGAAACCCAAAGCGAGTCAACGCAGTAAATTTGACTTCCACGCGGTCATGGTAGCCAAACCGGGTGAATCCGAATGCGGTGATGGCTGGACCATGGTGCAACAAAACGGGGTTTGTCAAATTCTAGCGGTTGATGGTTTAGGTCATGGGGAGAATGCGCACATCGCTGCTAGTGCCGCCGTAGCTTCTTTTCAAAAGCAAACGCCCTCTCCTCCCGGTATGCTGCTTCGGAAAATACACAGCGATATGCTCAAAACCCGGGGCGCAGTGATGAACGTTGCCAGTATTGACCTGAAAAGTAATACGCTCACTTATTGCGGAGTAGGTAATATCGCGGGCCGAGTCTTGGCGTCGGATGGAGCAAAAAGTGTGATGTCTTACAATGGCATCGTGGGGCATAATCTGCCTAATACCATTAATGATCATCAAATAGTCTGGAACAATACGCAGATTTTGATCTTGCATTCCGATGGTTTAAAAAGCCGGTGGGATTTGACCAAATACCCGGACTTGCTGCAACACGATACCAGCATCATTGCGGCGGTAATTTATAAAGAATTTACCCGAAAAACGGATGACACCTTAGTGCTGGTGGGCCGAACCCGTCCCTAATGAAAATGAAAAAGGAAGTTATTAAAATAAAGATAGAAAACGAGCTAGACGTGGTTTTAGCCTACAAACGATCCATGCAATTAGCGGGATTTTGTGGCTTACCGATGGCTGGGCAGACGAAATTTGCTACTGCTGTATCGGAAATTTGCCGCAATGTATTAGAACACGTGGGTCACGGTCAGATTGGGTTTAACCTTATAGAAAATAAAGGACGATTATTTTTAGAGGCGTTGATCAGTGATCGGGGCCGGGGCATTGCCAACGTCGAAGAATTGTTAGCGAACCATTACCGGCCATACTCTAGTAAAGGCTGGGTATCTATAATTCTAAGAAACTGGTAGAACAATTGTTTATTGAAAGTGATAGTGAAAAAGGAACCCAGGTGAAGCTGCATAAAGCCATCCCTCATAACCATCCGCCCATCAATAATGCTATCATACAAGGCTGGATTCAACATTTTGCCAGCGAAGCAAGCGTTTCTCCCTACGTAGAGATAAAAAATCAAAACATGCAGCTGCTAGAACTACTCGACCAGCTACGATTAAAGAATATGGAAGTGGAGCATCAGTTAACCGAAATTCAAAATTTAAATACGCAGTTACAAGCTTCTAATCACGAGATAACCCAACTATTACAGGAACGAAATTTAGCTAACGAGCAACTTACGGCTATTAATCAAGAGCTTGATAAATTTGCTTACATCATCTCGCATGATTTAAAATCTCCCTTATTTAATATTTTATCCTTAACGAGTATTATAAGCGAGGATTTAGAGGAAAATAACTTTACAAATGTAAAGAAGTCCATCGGGATGGTACTGGGCCAAGCCAAAACCATGGATAAATTTATTACGGATGTATTAGCTTATTCCAGCATGGGACGGCATACCATTAATAAAAATAGAGTAGATTTAGGAGAGTTGTTACCGCAAATTATTAGCTTTTTAAACGGGCCAGCTCACATTAAAATCGAAGTAACTGAAAACTTACCCGTTCTGTTTACCGAAGAAATTTACCTGCAACAGATTTTTACCAACTTACTTAGTAATGCCATTAAGTACAATGACAAACCGGACGGGTTGATTCAAGTAAGCTGCCAGCGGGTAGATTCCTTTCTGCAAATATCTGTTGCTGATAATGGGCAAGGCATTCCTTTGGAGGATCAAAATAGGATCTTTGAAGCTTACCAAACAGGTAGCCGGCACCGCAATTCCAGCACCGGATTAGGGTTGTCTATTGTTAATAGAATTATGCAGTTAAAGGGCACCGCTATTTGGGTCGAATCAACGGGTAGGAATGGCACCGTTTTTCATTTTACTTGGCCGATTGCAGAACTGGTTTTATCCTGAATTAAAGATATATTTTACTTATGTCTCATCCGAAAATCAATTGACGGTGCAAGCCCCGTTGAATAAGAAAGACAACAAGGCAGATGGAAAGACGAAATATGGCGCTTAAACGTAAGTCAGCATGAACTTGAAAAGCTTTTCTCTAGGACCTCTATTTAGCTACTTAAAATTGAGTTGTATAGAAATGCGTTGACCAAACTCGTCTCACGAAACGACGGAAAAAAGATATTGAAAAGACCTGGTTACACTAGGTCTTTTTTGCTGTATATCCAATCTCAAAGGATCATCTCACAAATCAAAACCATTTTTGCATTTATTAGACGGTATTCGTGAGATAAAAACAATTGCTATACTTGGGTAAGTATCCAAAACATTAATTATAATTTTTAACCGATATAACCCAAAAGAGAAGAATAGACGATTTTGGCACTGTGTAAAAAAACGAGGGTTTTTCTACACAGTGCCAAATAACTGAAGCGTTTACTAAAATTTTGTTTATATTGCTATGTATTATTTCTAAATGTATTTTACTTTCTTCCATTGAGTTTCTTACATAGATGACCAAGATTGGCTATGCCCGGGTTTCCACCCTTGACCAAAACTTAGACTTACAACTTGACGCATTAAAGAGCGAAGGCTGCAAACAAATATTCACCGATAAAATCTCGGGTGTGAAAGCCAGCAAGCCACAATTTGAAAAGCTGCTCGACTATGCCCGACCGGGGGATACGATAGTAGTTTGGAAGCTGGATCGTTTGGGACGAAATACTGTGCAACTAATACAATTAGTTGAAGAGCTGAAGAAAAGAGAAGTAAATCTAAAATCCTTGAGCGAAGCCATTGATACAACCACTGCTATGGGTAATTTGTTCTTTCAATTTATGTGCATTCTAGCAGAACATGAACGCAACATCATTAGGGAAAGAACCCAAGCTGGTTTAAACTCCGCTCGGGCACGAGGAAGAACAGGAGGGAGGCCTTCAGGTTTAAACGAACGTTATAAAAGAATAGCACCAGAAGTGAAAGAAGTGTACGAGAAGAATAATAGGAGTACCGAGGAAATTCGTAGCATGTTCCATATTAAAAGCCAACCTACACTTTATAAAATATTAGAATTTGCAGGTGTGGATGTAAAGGGATTTGTAAAAAAGAGAAAAAGTCAATAATTCATATCTATTCAGTTTGTAATTGAATCCAAAAGTGAAAAAGAGATATTTGAAAAAGCATAGTTGAATATTTTTAAAAGATTTCAGTTCCAAGTTTTAATAATTAGTTTACAGAAGGGGAGAAGGCCTGAAGAATCAAAAGGAAATATATTTAAATAGGATTTAAACAGTATCTTTAATAGAATTGGAAAAACCTGAAATCAATTGAAATAATCTTGAAAGCGTTGTGCGGTTAAATAAAGTTCATCATTGTTGACCAGTACTACATGACTAACACGATTATGCAAATATAGAAGGTTGAATTTAAACGATTAATAAAAGACATGAGTAGCTTAATCATAAATAGGTTAAAATATAAGATTTCAATAGAACAGTTTATTTTGGCACTAAGTGTTAAGCAACCATTATTGTTCTCTAAAAATGCAGATTTTCTGTTCAGTAAAATTGCCAATAATGACTTTGAGAACATTATCTTTCATTTAAAGCAACAACTACCAGAAGTTCATGATAATGCAAAGTCTAAAGTATATTTTGATTTCAATAACTCACATACTCCTGATACTTACTTTAAAAAATTAGACATAAAGTATTTAGAATTACCATTTTTAAGGAGAGCTTACATTAAAAAAAAATTAATAGAGATTTTTTCGTTAAAAAATTTCTTAATAGAGCCTTTTCCTACAGGTGTAGATCTTGCAATTTTTCAAAAAACAAATAATTATAACTCAGAATGGGCTATTTATACTAGATTTGATGTTGTAATATTTCCATATGAAAATGAAATATCATTAAGTATCGGAAGTACTGATACTCTAATAAGTAATATTAAACATGACTTTAATAGTGAAGTTGATCATTTAAAAATAGTAGATTCAGAAGATGGATTCATAAAAAGAGCAAAATTCAACATTGGAAATCAAAATGGATTAATTATAGCAAATGCAGACAAAAGAAAACAATTAAATATTAGAAATAAACCTCAAAAATATTTTTATCAAAATCATTTTAAAACTATTAATGACATCTATTCTATACTATTAAATGAATCTGATAATGAGAATGGATTACGATTTGAGAGTGGAGGATTCAAAACAGTGCATCCAGCTGATGTTGATCAAGTGGATTTTGATAAAAACCAAATACTATTTGGTAAGGGCTTGACTGACGTTAATGCGGCAAGTGGAATGCGAGATGGTGGGCCTTACGAGGTGCCAAATGGAATAGCAGACAATTTAAAAATTTTATTTATTTATCAAAATAGAGAACAAGCTAACAATCTTTTTCATATATAAAGCAAGGTTATAAACATTATCCAGGATTATTGAGCTATGCTGGTATTTCTGTGAACATTGCTAATGAAAGATTGCAATATTCAAACAAAGAATCTTTATTAAATGAATTCAATAATTTTATAAATGGCGTACTGACAAATGAATCATATGCGGATTACTTTGCATTGGTAATTTTACCTTTCTCAAAAGAATCTGCAGATTTATCAGATAACAAATTATATTATTTAATAAAAGAAAAACTTTTAAAAAAAAGTATTGCTTCGCAATCAATAGATAGTACAAAAATAAACGGAGCAAATTTTCATTATCATCTTCCTAATATTTCTGTTGCCATTTTAGCTAAAGTTGGTGGCATACCTTGGAAACTTAAAAGAAAACCATATAATGAATTAGTTGTTGGTTTTAATGAAGAATATTTTGAAGAAAATCTTGTTCTAGGAACTGCTGTCTATTTTGATAATAGTGGAAAGCTTAGGCATGTTAAATCCTTTAATGGCAATAATAGAAATGACTTAATAATTGCTTTAAAGAACTCGATTCAAAATTTTTTAGAAGCTAACCAAAATAATCCTCCGGATCGACTAGTCATACATTACTATAAACCACCTCGCAAAGAAGATGTAGATAGGATTGATAAGTTGATTAGAGATGAATTCAGGTTTAATCTTCCTTTTGCATTGATAGAAGTAAATGATACAAAAGTAAGTACAGATATATGTTTTGATGTAAAGTTTAATTACGGGATGCCCATTAGTGGAACTTTTGTTAGATTAAGAAAAACTAGTAACGAGTATCTGTTATTCAATAATCAAAGATACTGGAAAAATCCACTTAAACCAATTAGTGCAGAGGAGTATCCTATCAAAGTTAAATTGTATAATACTGAAACTGGGGGTTTTAGCCATAAAGAGCTACTGAGTCAAGTTTATGAGTTTTCTAGATTGTATTGGAAAGGACTTAAACAAAAAAGTCAACCTGTGACAACTCAGTATTCAAAGATGATTGCTGAGTTTGCAGTACATTTTGAAAATGGTAGGATTCCTGAAAACCGAATTTCACAAAAAACAGCTTGGTTTATTTAATATGGATATTAAACAAGCTATAGATAAAAGCCTATTTATATTTGGAGCTGGTGCTTCCTATGATGCTGGTTGCAAAAT
Coding sequences within:
- a CDS encoding SpoIIE family protein phosphatase; protein product: MSDPKRMLEDGTSTYGSRGEGLGAIKRVADEFDLYSRRESGTVLLARLYKKGQKPKASQRSKFDFHAVMVAKPGESECGDGWTMVQQNGVCQILAVDGLGHGENAHIAASAAVASFQKQTPSPPGMLLRKIHSDMLKTRGAVMNVASIDLKSNTLTYCGVGNIAGRVLASDGAKSVMSYNGIVGHNLPNTINDHQIVWNNTQILILHSDGLKSRWDLTKYPDLLQHDTSIIAAVIYKEFTRKTDDTLVLVGRTRP
- a CDS encoding sensor histidine kinase, producing the protein MKLHKAIPHNHPPINNAIIQGWIQHFASEASVSPYVEIKNQNMQLLELLDQLRLKNMEVEHQLTEIQNLNTQLQASNHEITQLLQERNLANEQLTAINQELDKFAYIISHDLKSPLFNILSLTSIISEDLEENNFTNVKKSIGMVLGQAKTMDKFITDVLAYSSMGRHTINKNRVDLGELLPQIISFLNGPAHIKIEVTENLPVLFTEEIYLQQIFTNLLSNAIKYNDKPDGLIQVSCQRVDSFLQISVADNGQGIPLEDQNRIFEAYQTGSRHRNSSTGLGLSIVNRIMQLKGTAIWVESTGRNGTVFHFTWPIAELVLS
- a CDS encoding ATP-binding protein is translated as MKMKKEVIKIKIENELDVVLAYKRSMQLAGFCGLPMAGQTKFATAVSEICRNVLEHVGHGQIGFNLIENKGRLFLEALISDRGRGIANVEELLANHYRPYSSKGWVSIILRNW
- a CDS encoding recombinase family protein — its product is MTKIGYARVSTLDQNLDLQLDALKSEGCKQIFTDKISGVKASKPQFEKLLDYARPGDTIVVWKLDRLGRNTVQLIQLVEELKKREVNLKSLSEAIDTTTAMGNLFFQFMCILAEHERNIIRERTQAGLNSARARGRTGGRPSGLNERYKRIAPEVKEVYEKNNRSTEEIRSMFHIKSQPTLYKILEFAGVDVKGFVKKRKSQ
- a CDS encoding ATP-binding protein, with the translated sequence MDYNLHVRFELVDRSFVNIVKRDITKLASSFGLSEVEIGKVNIVIAEMASNLIKHTPKGGRFWPNR
- a CDS encoding response regulator; protein product: MLLDLNMPVMDGFEFLDELQTSADLSSADIKIVLLVVSDITWIWSGLIITR
- a CDS encoding argonaute/piwi family protein, which encodes MNIANERLQYSNKESLLNEFNNFINGVLTNESYADYFALVILPFSKESADLSDNKLYYLIKEKLLKKSIASQSIDSTKINGANFHYHLPNISVAILAKVGGIPWKLKRKPYNELVVGFNEEYFEENLVLGTAVYFDNSGKLRHVKSFNGNNRNDLIIALKNSIQNFLEANQNNPPDRLVIHYYKPPRKEDVDRIDKLIRDEFRFNLPFALIEVNDTKVSTDICFDVKFNYGMPISGTFVRLRKTSNEYLLFNNQRYWKNPLKPISAEEYPIKVKLYNTETGGFSHKELLSQVYEFSRLYWKGLKQKSQPVTTQYSKMIAEFAVHFENGRIPENRISQKTAWFI